DNA from bacterium:
TCGATCTCGGTGGGTCGATGGGCTTGCTCCTTCTGGGCACCGGTATGGGACTGGGCGGGGCCGTGCTCTCCCTCACGCGCCTGGACGAACGGACTTGAAACTCCCGGCGACGTTGGCGCTCAGCTGTGCCTTGGCGCTGATATTCGGCGTCGGGGACGTCTCGGCCGACCCGAAGAGCGATCGCCTGGAGTCGATCCGAAAAGAGATCGAGGCGCGTGAGAAGAAGGCCAGCGAGTACCAGAGCGAGGCCGAGGGCGTCGTGGGTGAACTGGACGAGGTCGACCGCCAGCTCGCGGAAGTTCGGCGCAGTGTCCGACGACTTCGGACGAAGGAACGCTCGGCCGATGGGGAAGACAGGCGCGCTCGCAAACAGGTCAAGGCCGCAGAACGCGCGTTGAGCAAAACCCGCAGAGATCTGGAAGTGAGACTGGTTGCTCTCTACAAGTTCGCATCGACGGGAGGAGTCGCATCGCTCTACACAGCGGGAGATTTCCAGTCCTTTGCGCGCAGCCGGCAGAACCTGGCGCGCATTCTCGACAGCGACCGGCAACTCTTTCAGCGCCATCGCGCGCGCCAGCTCGAACTCGTGCGGACTCGAGAGGCCAGCCGCGTCTTGCTCACCGAGCTCAAGGCATCGCGCAAAGAACTCGCCGTGCGCGAGGATCGGGCCCGGCGCAAGCTGGTCGAGCGCAAGAACCTGGTGGCCACACTGCGCAACCGCGCCGATCGGGAAAAGCGCGCTGCGGCGGAGTTGCGAGACGCCGCTCAGCGCCTGGAAAAGGCCCTGGCCCGAATGCCGTCCGGTTCCACTTCGTCTGCTGCAACGGGCCTCGACAAGGGCCGGCTCCCCCAGCCCGTCGCGGGAGCGGTTCGCATGGGCTTCGGACGGCAGGTGGACACGGAATTTGGCACGGAAACGCTCCGAAACGGCATTGAATTCGAAGCCCCCATGGGCGCGCCCGTGCACGCAGTCGCGTCCGGGCGGGTGCTGTTTGCGGGCTGGTTCAGGGGCTACGGGCAGATGGTGATCGTGGATCACGGGCGTGGAGATGTCAGCGTTTCGGGCTATCTGAACGAACTGGGCGTCGAGGCGGGAGCCGACCTGGAACAAGGCGATCAGATCGGAACTGTGGGAGATACTGGATCCCTGTCGGGACCCGGGCTTTACTTTGAAATTCGACACCGTGGCAAGCCCGTGGACCCAAGGGTCTGGCTGGGTCTCTAGCGGCAGACGACAAACAACGGGGAACTCAGATGAAGCTTCGAACGATCGTGACCGGACTGGCGCTGACCGGTCTGGTGTTCCTTTCGCTCAACGGCGGCGGCCTGCTGCGTTCGAGCCACGCGGGGCCGAGTTATCAGGACCTGGCGCTGCTCACGAGTGTTTTGCACCTGGTGCGCCAGCACTATGTCAAGGACGTCAGCGAGCGCGACCTGGTCGAGGGAGCCCTCGAGGGCATGCTCGATACGCTCGATCCTCATACGTCATATCTCTCGCGCGACCTTTACAAGGAGGTGCAGCGCGACACGAAGGGTGAGTTCGAAGGGCTCGGCATCGAGATCACCAAACGCGATGGCTACGTGACCATAGTCGCGCCGATCGACGGCACACCCGCTGCGCTCGCCGGTCTGAGGGCCCGCGATCAGATCGTGGCGGTGTGCCCCGACGCGACCGAAGAAAGCTGCAAGTCGACACAGGACATGAACCTGATGGAGGCCGTCAAGCTCATGCGCGGCCCGCGTGGGACCAAGATCCTGATCCAGATCATGCGCAAGAGCTTCACCTCGCCGCAGCCCTACACGATCAAGCGTGCCTCGATCCGTGTTTCCAGCGTCACGATGCATATGATCGAAGAAGATATTCCCTATGTTCGCCTGAGTCAGTTCCAGGAGCGCACGACCATTGACCTCCAGGAGGCCCTCGACGCCGCGCGCGAGTCGCATTCCGAATTCCGCGGACTGATTCTCGATATGCGCGACAACCCCGGCGGTCTATTGGATCAGGCGGTGCGCGTCGCGGACCTGTTCCTGGAAGATGGCTTGATCGTGTTCTCGGAAGGTCGCGGCGGTGGCAATCGCATGGACTGGAGCGCGAAGAGCGATGGAACCGAACCGGGCTATCCGATCGTGGTGCTGGTGAACGGCGGCAGCGCTTCGGCGTCTGAGATCGTCGCAGGTGCGCTACAGGACCATCGCCGCGCACTCGTGATCGGCACCGAGACCTTCGGCAAGGGATCTGTCCAGACGATCATCCCGCTCGAAGACGGGTCCGGGCTGCGCCTGACCACTGCGTTGTACTACCTGCCGAGTGGCCGTTCGATCCAGGAAGTGCGCATCCAGCCCGACGTCGGCGTCGAGCCGTACAGCCAGAGAGAACTCGAGGGGCTCGACAAGCCGGCCGAACGCAAGAGCTTTGGCGAAGAGGATCTCGAGGGCCACTTCACGGCCGAAAAGCAGGATCCGGTGCCCGAGGAGCTTCGCTCTGAAACCAAGGAACAACGCTTCCAGCGCCAGCTTCCCAAGGATCGCCAGCTCACGCGGGCCATCGATCTGCTGAAGAGCTGGACCATCTTCTCGAAGCTCGACGATCCGGAGACCTCGTAGGCTCGGAGCGAAGGATTTCCGCCCGCCGCGACCGGCCGGTCGCGGCGGGCGGGCGCTCCGCACGGCCGGTCCCCGGCCAGCGATCGGGATCGTTATCATGGGCTCATGGAAGTTCCAGGTGGCGAGGCCGACCAGACTCTCCGGGTTTCGGAGCTGATCGCGAAGCTTCGCGAGCAGTTTGACGACTTCGGAACCGTCTGGGTCGAAGGTGAAGTCGGATCGGTGTTTCGCTCGCGCGCGGGCCATTTCTATTTCGATCTGAAGGACGAGCAGACGCAGCTTCGCGCCGTGTGGTTTCACGGCAGTGCAGCCCGTTCCCCGATCGAACCCGAAGAGGGCATGCTGGTGCGAGTGCGCGCGCGGCTCGACCTGTATCCAGAACGCGGTGCGCTACAGCTGATCGTCGACCGGTTGGCACCGCGCGGTGAAGGTGCGTTGCGCGCCTCGTTCGAACGCCTGAAGAAGAGACTCTCCGAAGAGGGGCTTTTCGATGCCGAGCACAAGCGCCCGCTGCCGTATCTGCCGCGCCGCATTGGCCTGATCACTTCCCTCGAGGGTGCGGCCATTCACGACTTCTTGCGGGGTCTGCGCGCGCGCTTTCCAGCCTCAGATGTGCTGGTCTACGGCGCGCCGGTGCAGGGCGAAGGAGCCTGGCGCAAACTCGTGCGCGGACTCCATCTATTGGACGCGCGTCAGGATATCGACGCGATCGTACTCACGCGCGGCGGCGGCTCGATCGAAGACTTGTGGAACTTCAATCGAGAGGAACTCGTGCGAGCGATCTTCGAGCTCGAAACGCCCGTGGTCTCGGCGATCGGTCACGAAGTCGACGTGATGCTCAGCGATCTGGTTGCGGATGTCCGTGCGGCCACGCCGACGGCCGCGGCGGAGCTGATCGTGCCCGATGCCGGAGCGCTTTTCGAGGCGCTCGAGGCGCGTTCTCGTCGGCTCTCACTGGCGCTGCAAAGGCGGATCGACGGTCTTGCGAGCAGGCTGGACGGGCTTCGTCGGGGCGTGGTCCATCCGCGCAGCAGGATCGAGGAGATGACACGGCGTGTTCAGCAGATTCAGTTGCGACTGATCGCGGCGGTGAAGCGCGGACACGAACGCTCGTTTTCGAAGCTCGGCGCGCTGGGCGGCCAGCTCGACGCGCTCTCACCCCTGGGAGTGCTCGGGCGCGGCTATAGCATCACGCGACGCGAATCCGACGATGCGATCGTGTTTTCGAGTGCGCAGGTTTCGCAGGGCGAAACGATTCGCGTGCGGTTGAAGGACGACGCTCTACTGGCATCGGTGCTGGAGACGGAGATTTCGTGAGTACAGGTGAGAAGAAGACGGTGAAATCGACACAAGCGGCCGAGCCCAGCTTCGAGGAGGCACTCGAGCGTCTCGAATCGGTGGTCGGGCGGCTGGAAGACGGAGAACTCGACCTGGAGAAATCGCTCTCGGCCTTCGAGGAAGGCGTGCGCCTGGTCAAGCTCTGTTCGGGCAGACTGGAAGCTGCGCGTGTCAGAATTCGCCAGCTCGAGGACGGTCCCGAAGGACCCGTCGAGAGCCGTCTGGCGCTATCGGAGGATCCGGGTGAGTGAAGTGAGTTTTGGCGAGCAGGAGATCCTGGACGAAGTGTGCGCGGCGACCGGTCTGAGCGACTTCGGTTCTGACTATCTCGATGGATTTCGAATGCTCCTGCGCACCTACGATGTGAACGCGTACTCGGAGAAGGGCCGGCGCGGCAATCGTCGTCGCCTGGTGCAGTTGTTGTCGACGCGACAGCGCATCGAGAAGGCGTTCAAGGAACATCCCGAGATTCGCGAACGCGAGATCTCGGCACCGATGGTACTGACCGGGCTGCCGCGCTCCGGAACGTCCGCTCTCTTCAGTCTACTGGGAGCGGATCCGGCGGTGCGCCCCCTGCGGATGTGGGAGACGCAATTTCCCGATCCCATGGAAGGCCTGGAGCCAGGCGCGTCCGATCCGCGCCGGGACGCGATCGAAGCGCATTTTGCCAAGACCCGC
Protein-coding regions in this window:
- a CDS encoding S41 family peptidase, coding for MKLRTIVTGLALTGLVFLSLNGGGLLRSSHAGPSYQDLALLTSVLHLVRQHYVKDVSERDLVEGALEGMLDTLDPHTSYLSRDLYKEVQRDTKGEFEGLGIEITKRDGYVTIVAPIDGTPAALAGLRARDQIVAVCPDATEESCKSTQDMNLMEAVKLMRGPRGTKILIQIMRKSFTSPQPYTIKRASIRVSSVTMHMIEEDIPYVRLSQFQERTTIDLQEALDAARESHSEFRGLILDMRDNPGGLLDQAVRVADLFLEDGLIVFSEGRGGGNRMDWSAKSDGTEPGYPIVVLVNGGSASASEIVAGALQDHRRALVIGTETFGKGSVQTIIPLEDGSGLRLTTALYYLPSGRSIQEVRIQPDVGVEPYSQRELEGLDKPAERKSFGEEDLEGHFTAEKQDPVPEELRSETKEQRFQRQLPKDRQLTRAIDLLKSWTIFSKLDDPETS
- the xseB gene encoding exodeoxyribonuclease VII small subunit — translated: MKSTQAAEPSFEEALERLESVVGRLEDGELDLEKSLSAFEEGVRLVKLCSGRLEAARVRIRQLEDGPEGPVESRLALSEDPGE
- the xseA gene encoding exodeoxyribonuclease VII large subunit encodes the protein MEVPGGEADQTLRVSELIAKLREQFDDFGTVWVEGEVGSVFRSRAGHFYFDLKDEQTQLRAVWFHGSAARSPIEPEEGMLVRVRARLDLYPERGALQLIVDRLAPRGEGALRASFERLKKRLSEEGLFDAEHKRPLPYLPRRIGLITSLEGAAIHDFLRGLRARFPASDVLVYGAPVQGEGAWRKLVRGLHLLDARQDIDAIVLTRGGGSIEDLWNFNREELVRAIFELETPVVSAIGHEVDVMLSDLVADVRAATPTAAAELIVPDAGALFEALEARSRRLSLALQRRIDGLASRLDGLRRGVVHPRSRIEEMTRRVQQIQLRLIAAVKRGHERSFSKLGALGGQLDALSPLGVLGRGYSITRRESDDAIVFSSAQVSQGETIRVRLKDDALLASVLETEIS
- a CDS encoding peptidoglycan DD-metalloendopeptidase family protein; this translates as MKLPATLALSCALALIFGVGDVSADPKSDRLESIRKEIEAREKKASEYQSEAEGVVGELDEVDRQLAEVRRSVRRLRTKERSADGEDRRARKQVKAAERALSKTRRDLEVRLVALYKFASTGGVASLYTAGDFQSFARSRQNLARILDSDRQLFQRHRARQLELVRTREASRVLLTELKASRKELAVREDRARRKLVERKNLVATLRNRADREKRAAAELRDAAQRLEKALARMPSGSTSSAATGLDKGRLPQPVAGAVRMGFGRQVDTEFGTETLRNGIEFEAPMGAPVHAVASGRVLFAGWFRGYGQMVIVDHGRGDVSVSGYLNELGVEAGADLEQGDQIGTVGDTGSLSGPGLYFEIRHRGKPVDPRVWLGL